From Halobacterium sp. R2-5, the proteins below share one genomic window:
- a CDS encoding 30S ribosomal protein S15, translated as MARMHTRRRGSSGSDRPAADEPPEWSDVDEEAIEDRVVELAEQGHDPSQIGLKLRDEGVQGTPVPDVKLATGKKVTEILEENDAEPELPEDFRNLLEKAVRLREHVQENGQDHQNKRALQNTESKLRRLANYYRGDELDQDFKYSYEKAKELLE; from the coding sequence ATGGCACGAATGCACACGCGCCGCCGTGGGTCGTCCGGCTCGGACCGCCCGGCGGCAGACGAACCACCGGAGTGGAGCGACGTAGACGAGGAAGCAATCGAGGACCGCGTGGTGGAGCTCGCCGAACAGGGGCACGACCCCTCGCAGATCGGCCTGAAGCTCCGCGACGAGGGCGTGCAGGGCACGCCCGTCCCGGACGTGAAGCTGGCGACGGGGAAGAAGGTCACCGAGATTCTGGAGGAGAACGACGCCGAGCCCGAGCTCCCGGAGGACTTCCGTAACCTCCTGGAGAAGGCGGTTCGGCTGCGCGAGCACGTCCAGGAGAACGGGCAGGACCACCAGAACAAGCGCGCGCTGCAGAACACGGAGTCGAAGCTCCGTCGGCTCGCCAACTACTACCGCGGCGACGAGCTCGACCAGGACTTCAAGTACTCCTACGAGAAGGCGAAGGAGCTCCTCGAATAG